Genomic segment of Leishmania panamensis strain MHOM/PA/94/PSC-1 chromosome 20 sequence:
ACACCCTTTTCTCTTGTCGGCTGTCACTACATCACAGCCaatgcaagagagagagagtcgcaGAAAGAGGCACGGAGCAGcacgaaggaaaagacacAAAGACATCCCTGGACTTCGCTCTTTCCGATGTGTCCGCCGCCGGATCTCCCATTATTCGTGAATTAAAGCCATTACACACATCCTCCCACGCGAAGTCGAAGCCGCGCAGCCACATAGTAGCAGCGGCAAATGGCAAAATAACGAAGGGTAGATGAATCACTCTACAGAGAGGTGGTGCTTCGGAAGTAGGGGAAGTGCGAGGGACCCACATGGTGGCGCACACCCCGCCCTCGTGCTGCCAGTCCATTGCTTACTTTTTTCGATTCTTGCGCTTGCCAGAGGCCTTACGCTTGCCGTGGCCCTTGCGTGAGTGCTTGCGGATCTTGCGGATtttctccagctccttcatCATGCGCAGCCGAGGCTTCGTTCTCGCGGGGCCCTTCACCTCTTGCCGCAGGCGGCGaagctcctgctgcacagTAAAAGGAAGGTCATCGAAGTTGGTGGAGGGCAACGTCTTtgcagacgcagcgccgtctttGCCGGTGCTCgttgcgccaccgctggagGGGCTGAAGAGCGGTTTCACCTCAACCGTCACGTACTCGCTGTCCACCCCGCCTGAGGAGGACGGGCCGACGGAGCAGTGCGTGTCAGCAGCGACACTGACCTCTTGGTTCATCATGGTGCCAGGCATCGTGTGCGTGCTGTGCGGAAGAGTAGCCAGTCGTTTCGCGCGGCGACGCCTCTGTGATGCCTCGGTCGCCAACGAGAAGTTGGCGACgtcggccgccgcctcaggATCGTCGACGCTCATCCATGACATGTCagcgtcctcctctctcatttCCTTGCCCTGGGTGTTGGAgtcgctctcccctcctctatcctcggcctcgtcgtcgtcggcaaACCGGTCGTCCTGGAGCTTGGGCAGGCGATACGTGTAATCAGGTAAAATCGGCACACGCGCGTAGTTGTTGTACGCCCgtcgcgcctcctcgcgctgctCTCGCCGTGTCTTGGCGCTGTCCTTGCGCTGCTTGCGCTTCGCATCCACAAAGGCCTGCACCCGTCGCtcgttcttcttcttgtgcaGCGTGAGTAAGTAGTCCCGGCGCGAGGAGTCGTCGAACGTGAGCGTCTTGGGTCGCACCGTGCGTGTCGGGACATCCTTGACCGCCTTGCCGTTCTTCTTGACCAGCATGCGTTTGTAGTTCTCTAAGCGGTCCGACTTGAAGCCTTTGCGTATCTTCTTGttgccaccggcggcgacgtcggcGCCGGCGTCTACATACTTCACCATGGCCGCCTCTGCACAGCAGTTACGATgaaaggaaggggagagagaaggctgTAAAACAGCACTGAAGTGTGCGGACGTGCcccagagagaagggcaggaATAATGCACGTGGTTGCTGTGCCTTGGGTGTATGTACGCAGGGGTCACGGACGCACATCTCGTCGAGTAAATAGATGAAAGACGcaagagagcagaagagcagGAGTTAACACTCGTATCATCTTCGGCAGTAGCCGTGCCTCTACCCCGCtagccctcccccctttcgcaTGCCTTTGCCTGTTTccatggcggcagcgagcacTACGTATGGAGCAcaggggtggagagaaagggagagaggcgtcAGCAGCCGGTGCAAAATCAAACCTCACCCTCACCGACATGGTGTCACAGCAGGAGCGGGAGTCGTGCAGGGGCAGAGAAAAGTGCTCGCGTGCATGACTAATGCACCACGATGTGCGCCGTGCATATCACCGTGACCCCTCGGGTGAGcctgaaaagagagagggaaggccTCCTTGCGGAAGAAAAGCAACAGCGGCTCAACCTATCCAGAGAAGACTTTTCGGCGATCATGTACCAGCTGGACACCAGGTGTGCTAACGCAAGACGGGCAACTTGCACACAGAGAGCTATCGCCTTGTGCCGTGAAAACGTGCGTGGCCatatgtgcctgtgtgcttgtgggTATGGGTGAAATTTACGTCGCTCGGCGAACAGGTCATCCAACAATTTACTGGAGCACAGGGCGCATGGAACCTTCGTGGTGGACGCaagtggcgaaggcggcggtaCCGCTCAGTCCGACGCGTTAGCTGCTGCAGTAGTTTGCGCGGGTACACTTCTCGacctgctgccgtcgtcgaaGAGGTTTTGCGTAAGGTGGGCCAGCTGAGGCAGAGATCGCGTCGCCTCCCTCACTTTCGCTCTCTGTGAAGTCGCTGCTGAGGGTCGTGGCAAAGCCGGGCTCCTTCTTTACAGCTCGTGTCGAGTACGCCTTTCAGCCAAGAGACACTTCGGAGCACCGCACCGCACAGGTTGTCGAGCTTCCAACTTCACTGTTCCCGCGGCACTCTTGTCACTGGAAACCCAGAGCAGCTTGCCTCACATGCTCCAGCTCATCGGCAAGCTCGCACCTCTTGCGTTTCTTCGCATGGAGCGCGCAAATAAGACTTCGAAGCCACTCCGCTTCGCGGCCCCTCACAGCTGTCACCACCAACAACTTCAGCTAATGGCGCAACTACGCCAAGCCCGGTGTAGGCGCGACCAGCTAGTGCCGGAACGCGTGCAGGTGGTTCAGCTGCTCAGCCACGAAGCGAAGGCTAAACGAGAAGGCTACCACGTCAGTACCAAGAGCCTCAGCGCGACGCCTCCCCCGCTTCGCACGCAAGTGCCACCCACACGAGCTTGGCCCGCACGAGAACTACGTGAGCTGAGCTGCCTGTGATGTGCGCAGCTGGTACTGAGAAACTCACCACAAAACTTTCCGTAGAGCCAGGAAACCTTCCTGGTGCGCCCGTTGCATAGACCTCTACAGAGTCACACGTACTTGCCGCTGTCTTGCCTCTGTGGCCAATGAAGGAAAGCATCCACCATGAGGCAACGATATAGCACGCTTGTTATGCCGACTGGAGTGAAAGACGAAATGTGCGCCGCATCGGCTGCCATACTCACCTCCGCTTTGCCAGACGAGTTCGTCAAGCAAAAGAGAATGAAGTCGATCAAGTCATTAATGGAGATGGTCTGCATGCTCTGGTCAAAGCCATCGCTTTGCggtacggcagcagcacacatgTTTGTCCCGTAGAACACAGCTCGGTACaatgcgccgcctccacccgtACCACCTGCAACGAGGGGGGCGCTCCGCTCCGCTTCGACGGCGCGTAGGCGTGCTCGGGGAGCGCCTTGGCGGGATTGGAtgcagcgacgccggcaAGGGTGGCTCGACAAGCATCGGCGCCCATTCCGCCGCCACGACAGTAGGGAGGGCAGCAACTCCGTCCCCAAGTGGCGTGCGGCACGGACGTGTTCAGCGCTGTAGCGTACTGTAAGGCCCCCTATATCGGGTAGTTCGGCATATGTTTTGCCAAGCGTAGAAttaccagcagcagcaggactTGCCTcgaggtggggggggggggggtgaaacGTGTAGGACCGCTACTCCCCACCCCAGGCCACGAGCCGAGCACCCGTACGGGAGTAAGGCATTTCGTATCCGAGGCCTGAGGCACACAAACACTTTCCCGACCGGCAGCTTCCCTCCTCATATTTGCATAAATAACTGCACCAAAGCCCCCATGCCTCCCACACGCATCACGCAGAGTACATTGGCGAGGAATGTCCAGGCTCTGCTGCATTTGGTCGTGGCGCCACAGCACAGGGCGATTCCGCCGCTGGGCAGGCAGAGGGGGCGCCGTGGCTATTTGGCACTGGTCCTTGTTCCATCGATGCGCCGCCTTCcacgcgagcagcagcagcacacacggAGAGCAGGTCGACTCTGCTCAACAGCTTCGCTTGTTGGAGGGGAGGCAGTGCGTCGCTCGCTCCGAGCGCGGCGTCCATTAGCGTGAGTCCGTGATGGCGCTCGCCAAGCATCTGGAGGGTGTTCATGACGCGGCGAGCGTACGTGGGCTTTCTCTGCATTGACGCTTTCATCGCCTGAAGGAGCAGCACGGCGGTATGCTCGCTCAGTGGAAGATCGGCCACACTCGCGAACATGACTAAGCGAAACCACAGGCTGCGCATTCGCGACCACGTAGTGGTGCCCCACACTCTCCGCGAAATACGGAAACATTATGATTGCGCTGTACGAATGGCCAGTGGTCTTGACAACAGCCACAACACCACACGGCCGCCTCACTTTGCAGCGTTgatggcaccgccgccatcatcATAGGCCCGCTCTTCACAGCGGTCCAGGACTTGTGCCTTCGTAAGCCGCATGCAACGCATGGCAGTCCGTCGCTACCCTCTCTGGTCCAAAATTCGCAGACGCGAGCATCACCTGAGCACCTTATGTCATGCACACGACGAATGTGACTGAAGCAGATCGGTAAGGAGGTGGCCATTGTTGGGGTGGAATGGcaggctgcagctgccgtggggcgtgtgcgcgcagtGCGGCAATCTCAGCACGCACCTCTCACTAGTGGGAGCGGAATTCCTGAGCCGATACGTCCTTGCTGGTGAGCTTGTTGTACGCCACCGATGAGACGCTGGCAGAGCCGCGACAGGTCGCCCCTCGGTGTGCTTGAGCTCGAGTTCCGGCTCGtcgaagagaagaggcggccCTCTTCGCTCGACCTTTTAAATGCCCACCAGGCCGAGAAGTCTCTGAAGGCGCCTTCAGTCCTCGTCATGCTCGAGCTGCACAATGCACGCGTCCGGGAGGCGTACTTCATTTCGCAAGAGTTGTGTGATGGCTCCGTTGGGTGGAAGTGGGACAACCCCACCGAGCGGGGCCTCTCATGGCGTACCCCCACGAGTCTTCTGTAATACCGTGCTGATCGAAGGACACAAAGTTCTCATCCAACTCGGTGAACAGCAGAGTGAACGTAGCGGTGATTTGGAAAGGCAAACCCCATGTCCAGGTGGGATGCGAGTAAGTTTTCACATTAGGACTCCATCAGGACCCGGCCCGGCCTGTGTGAAGAGTGCCAACGTAGCGCCCACGATGGCGTGAGATCGTCCACTGTTGGGGATGCAGTAGTATGATTCAGCGGTTGCTCCCTTCGACGAGGGTTCCGTTGTTGTTTCTTACCAActgcagaagaggaggaagaaggtaGGCGAGGCCCGATTCATCATCACTCATCCTTCTTGGGAACACTCCTACCGTCGTATACGTCAGTGTGATTGCATTGAGGAAGGTGGGTGAGATGAGAGCAAAcgagatggggagggggctgaCAAGCACCGCACCCCCATCTCTGCACCTCCTTAtcctcctcaccaccacagTGCAAGTCAGAACAGGCAAAGCGAAAACACCAGAAACTGTGAGCATGAGAAAACCAAACAAAACAGAACAGCGCAAGGCGGCGTCTGTGGGGGTAGTTTTTAGCCGCTCAACAATCTGGAGTGAGGTGCGTCTTCTCAGCAAAGTCGACCCCTTTGCGAAGCTCAGCACTGAGTGCAGGAACGCACGCGTCAAGCAACTGCTGCTCGTACGCGTTCAGCGCCGGTATCGGCAGCACACGCTCCACACCATGCGTGCCCAGCTCCACTGCGCATCCAAAGAAGTGACAGTGTGGCTGCTGGAGGTCGTTTTCAACCAAGGCATACTCGGCAATGCCCTTGTCACCGCGGAGAGCCTTGAGTATCGAGGTGGACCAATCCGAGGCCGCATACGCCATGGACAGCGTCGCCGAGCCCTTTCCGGCCTTTGCCTTCACCACTTCATCCCCACCAAACTGGATGCGGTAcgtcagctgctccacctgcTCCTTCGACAGTGACGGGAAGcccgagagcagcggcacaatCGTCTCACCGCTGTGACCGCCAACGACAGGGACGTCGATGTCGTACGGACTTCTACCGAGCGCCTCCGCAACGAAGGTACGAGCACGGACAACGTCGAGTGTGGTGACGCCAAATAGGCGCCCAGGATCGTACGCGCCGAGCTTCTTCAGCGTCTCCGCAGCCACCGGCACAGTGCTGTTGACGGGGTTGCTGATGACACCGATGATGGCCTTCGGTGCGGCCCTGGCAACCGCCGTCACGAGATCGCGCACGATGCCAGCGTTCGTGTTGAAGAGGTCGTCGCGTGTCATCCCAGGTTTGCGTGGGATGCCAGCCGCCACAAGCACCAAGTCTGCCCCCTTCACAGCCTTTTCCAGTTCATCGGAGGCAAATCCAGTGACCTCTGCTGGTGACGGAATATGGAAGAGGTCGGCAGCCACGCCTGTTCCGCCGCGAATGTCGTAGAGCGAAAGGTCTGTCACTAGAGGGCTGCACTTCAGGAGGAGCGACAAGGGCTGCCCAAtgccgccagctgcacccAAGACGGCAACGCGGGACAGCAGAGTCGCAGAGGAGCGCATGACTGTCGGCGAAGAGGCGATACTTGACGGTACTAGTGCGACAGAGTCCTCTCACCGGCAAAGGTAGTGTACGCGTACTTGTGAaagatgagcagcggcaccgaaAGCTATCGTGCATGCACGCCACGCTTCGCGTAGAGCGCCTGTAGTCCCCCCTCCCGATCCAGTATGACTACCTCTGCCAACACCAGGGTGAATGTGTGAGTGCTCGTATCTCTTGAGAGTGGAAAATCGAGGCAGAGAATAGGcagaggtgggtggggtaCGTTACGGCAGAGATTGCTTGTCGACAAGAAGCATGCTCCCAACTGTCAGTGATATGCGCCCTGTTCGCTCGCAGTGTTTTTGTTGTTGGGCCTGCAGGGCGTGAAGATCCTCATGCGGGTAGGTGAGCCAACGccgaggacgagagagaacaaagacCCGCGCAAGAGTGAGTTTAAGAGAGTTCTAAGACAGGCATAACGGAGAACTCTAGATTGCCTCCCAGAGCAGATCACGACGTACCGGACAACTGCAGAGTCGCATCACTACAGCAGGAGTAGCAAGTAGGGGGGTAGCAAGGGTACATCCGAATGGGTGAACTCTCCAGAGGTCACGCCTTCGCGCACGCCACGGCATTCCCACGTTTTCCGCTATTTGGCTTACACGCGTACGCTTGCAATGAAGTCTCATGAGTGCTCAGCTCTCCTCCGTGCTACATCGCTTTAACTTTGCCTTCTCTCGGCGTGATGCTGCGGGTGCATTCTGTTTGCTTTCAAAGTATCACTCTGCGTGGTGAGAGCGAGGCGCTAAAACTAGTGAATAGTCTTTTTATACGCGGATCAGACAAAGCATAACACGAAGGGCAACGATGCGGCAGGGACGAAGACAGGGTGGGattggagggagggggttgggGGGCATGTGGGTGCAACTGAATACGACTGGAactttcctccctcaccctcccgTTCTCCACACCACTGTGCTATACAGTCCATATAGGCCGAAATGGTAAAGCCCAGTCGCCCCCGCCAAAACACCATCAACTCCAAAAGAGTTCGAAAATAAAAAGACAAGCCCATAAGTGTAAGCGCACTCGCGGTGGTGCAAGAGTGTGTCGGAGCCCGCCATGCAAGCAGCAGAATCTCTGCGTGTGAtctgccacccccccccacaaaAGAGGTGATGGAGTTCTTGTGAACCAGAGTCCCGGCGAGGTGCCCTCCCGTCGCCGCAAAGTGGAACAAGCGGTCTGCAGCCAGCCAAAACGTCTGCTggaaggaagaaggagacACGTGAGTGCAGCGCGAAGACGCGGTTAAATTTGTCCCCCCAAGTTATGGAGGGGCAGTCAAAAGCGCATGCGACTCGCAGGAGCTGCCAGCACCACACACAACCTACTTTTCAGCCTTTCACCTTCTTTACTCAGTCGCTCAAGATCAATTTTTTGCTCGCCACTTGTATTTCATGGCGTTGCAGCATTAGCCCACAAGGATGACTGCGCGCATGCTTGTGAAGAAGATGACTTCTGCACATTCGCGGCTTCAGTACAATTCCTTCCCTTTCGGTGCCTGCACACGCTGAACCTCAACGACatgatagagagagagggcgaaaaTGAAGAATaaacagagagggaagagcgcCAGAACGCAAGCAGGGCGCAttcccacacacgcacccaaCGCTCTCTCACTGGCGTGGGCCCCATTTCCGCGGACGAGTATCCCCCGACCAGGTGTCCCCCCCCGCTCGCGCTCCCGATAGGGCTGCCCACAAGCAGGAAGACCTACGcatcccccttctccaccacccAAGGCTCTCCGGTTGTGGTGGGTAGCCAaggtggtgggtgggggcagAAGCAAACGCCTACAGTGACTCGGCTCCACGATATCTGAAATGAGGAGGAGACCAGGCTGGGGAAAAGAGACGACAAGCGGCTGGTGAGGGATGCCGTCGGAACGGTGCAGAGGGCGATGACTCACTCCTCGGCACCGCATCCATTTTTACAATCGCGCTTGTCCCTTCCGCCCCCGCGGAGAGCCTCCAcagaacgaagaaaaaaacgagtCAGTGTGTATACGCGTGTGCCTCTATGTGAGGCAGAACGAGTGGCGTGTGCACCTGCACaaggagagtggggggggggacgagaGAACAGGAAGCAAAACGAGAAGAGGTTGGAGGGGTTGTTGgtcgctctccttcacaGAAAAAAGACGCAAAGGAAAATGTGAGTCACCGTCGAAAGTAGCGCATTCCAGCATGCGTGTGTagcgaaagggagggagaggtggaagaggtggatAGAAGGTGTGGCTGGTGGAGCAGGGAAAGAGATCGAGGGCaaacagacagacagacacaagcacacttgctcctccagctttgTTCTCCTACGGGGGGTGGCCCATGGCGTGCGCTGGCGATATTGATGAAAGTAAGAATGAGGTATCTTGGAAAAGGACAAGCGGcacggaaaaaaaatgagaaaaGTAAAGCGAAGAGAACATCAGGTGTAGCGAAGGAAATGACAGCAAAGCGCACCAGCAGAGacgaagcagaagaagacaGCGGCGCCTGAGGGTGAAAGCATACATAGCGTTCGAGACGTGAAAGCAGCGATGTGAGAAGACAAACAGACCCATACCCAGAGAGGTATCTGCACCATCCATCTCCCCCATACAGCGATGAGGTCTGACGAGGGAATgggtggagagaagcgacacTATTACCATCACGCCTTCGCATCGACGGAGAGTTGTGGAGAACAAAGGGAggcgtagagagagagagagagaggacaatGTGGCGGGTGTTCATGCTGCATCAAGTGCTCCATGGGGCACCGCCAACTCTTTTAAGGCAAAGTGGACGAGGGTGTTATGGTGGACGCGTTTTCCGCCACGAAAAGCAAGCCTTTACGGATGTTCTTCTCCAGGTCCGGTAGGCAGCggtccagctgctcctcctcataTTCGTCCagggggggcagcggcagcacccgCTCAACTCCCTCCTTACCCACCTCTACGGTGCTGCCGAAGAAGCGGCACTTATCCGCAAACAGTGGGCTTTCGACAAAGGAGCAGCGCAATAAAGTTTTCTCGCCATCCATCGCACGCAGCACCCCTTCTGTCCACTCCGCAGCCGCAAGTGCCATCGACAACGATGAAGACCCACGACCCTCCTTTGCCCTCACCACCTCGtcaccacccacacgcacccgATGTGTGAGGTACTCGGCCTGCTCCCGCTTCAACGCCACGCCAGActgggagaaaagaggaactATGGTCTGCCCGCTGTGCCCTCCAATGACGGGCACGTCCAGGGTCTCCGGGTCCAGGCCAGCGAAGTCGCCCAGCATCTTGCGTGCCCGCATCATGTTCAACGAGATTAGGCCAAACACTTTGCGAGGGTCGTACACCCCAGCCATCCGCAGCGTCTCTGCCGCGATGGGCACCAAGCTGTTCAATGGATTGCTAATAATGGCCAAGATAGCCTTGGGGGAGTacctcgccaccgccgcgctcaGCTCGTGCAC
This window contains:
- a CDS encoding hypothetical protein (TriTrypDB/GeneDB-style sysID: LpmP.20.0170) codes for the protein MVKYVDAGADVAAGGNKKIRKGFKSDRLENYKRMLVKKNGKAVKDVPTRTVRPKTLTFDDSSRRDYLLTLHKKKNERRVQAFVDAKRKQRKDSAKTRREQREEARRAYNNYARVPILPDYTYRLPKLQDDRFADDDEAEDRGGESDSNTQGKEMREEDADMSWMSVDDPEAAADVANFSLATEASQRRRRAKRLATLPHSTHTMPGTMMNQEVSVAADTHCSVGPSSSGGVDSEYVTVEVKPLFSPSSGGATSTGKDGAASAKTLPSTNFDDLPFTVQQELRRLRQEVKGPARTKPRLRMMKELEKIRKIRKHSRKGHGKRKASGKRKNRKK
- the MMDH gene encoding mitochondrial malate dehydrogenase (TriTrypDB/GeneDB-style sysID: LpmP.20.0180), producing the protein MRSSATLLSRVAVLGAAGGIGQPLSLLLKCSPLVTDLSLYDIRGGTGVAADLFHIPSPAEVTGFASDELEKAVKGADLVLVAAGIPRKPGMTRDDLFNTNAGIVRDLVTAVARAAPKAIIGVISNPVNSTVPVAAETLKKLGAYDPGRLFGVTTLDVVRARTFVAEALGRSPYDIDVPVVGGHSGETIVPLLSGFPSLSKEQVEQLTYRIQFGGDEVVKAKAGKGSATLSMAYAASDWSTSILKALRGDKGIAEYALVENDLQQPHCHFFGCAVELGTHGVERVLPIPALNAYEQQLLDACVPALSAELRKGVDFAEKTHLTPDC
- a CDS encoding malate dehydrogenase, putative (TriTrypDB/GeneDB-style sysID: LpmP.20.0190) yields the protein MKQSTLSRFKVAVLGASGAIGQPLSMALVQNKRVSDLALYDIVQPRGIAVDLSHFPRKVKVAGYPTKWIHKALDGADVVLMPAGMPRRPGMTHDDLFNTNALTVHELSAAVARYSPKAILAIISNPLNSLVPIAAETLRMAGVYDPRKVFGLISLNMMRARKMLGDFAGLDPETLDVPVIGGHSGQTIVPLFSQSGVALKREQAEYLTHRVRVGGDEVVRAKEGRGSSSLSMALAAAEWTEGVLRAMDGEKTLLRCSFVESPLFADKCRFFGSTVEVGKEGVERVLPLPPLDEYEEEQLDRCLPDLEKNIRKGLLFVAENASTITPSSTLP